The sequence TTGTCGGCGCCTACCGCACAGTCATGAAAGCGAGAAAGATGTAACCCCTCCGGGCGGCCGGAGAACCTGCGGAGAGTGAGGTAACGCCATGTGGCAACAGCGAAGCCCCAGACACGGGGCGATCCGCCTCGGCGCACTGTCGCCGATCGTGATGATCCTCCTGCTGATCGCCCTGCCGGCCGGCGCCGTCACGGCCTGGCGGGAGCTCCCCTTCCCCGGGGCTGGGATCCGTCTGGGGGAACAGACTGTCCGGGGATTCTACACCATCCGGGGGATACGCCCCGGGAGCCCCGCCGATGTGGCCGGGCTGGCCTCCGGGGATGTCGTTGTGGGAGCCGACGCCACTGCGGTGATGGGCCGGTCGCGGGAGGAGATCCTCGCCGCTCTGGACAAGGAGATCGCCTCCGGCTGGTCCGTCCTCCTCTCCTATGTCCGCGACGGCGCAGAGCGTGTCGCCTGGGTCCGCCCGCTGCACCGCACGGAAGCACAGCGGCGGGTGCTCTACGTCCGGTCGCTGCTGCTGGAACACCGGAATCGTGCCCAGCAGGCCTACGCCGACGGGCTCGACGCGCTGCATGGACATCTCGTCGGTACCCCCCTCGGCCGGCACTGCCGGGAGCAGCTGGCGGAGGCCCGGGACCGCCTCTGGAAGGAGGAGCGGGCCATCCTGGAGATACCCCTGCCGGAAGCGCTCCCCGGCGGAACGGCCGCCACCCTGGCCGATGCCGTCGGTCGAATGGGAGAGGCGCTGGCTACGGAGCGTCAGGCGCTGTCCTTCCTCCGGCCGCTGATCGGCCCCCAGTCCGGGCCGGCTGACCTTGACGCAGACTGGCGGCACCGATTCGAGCGGCTCCACCAGGGAGCCATGCAGCTGGAAGCCCGAGCCATGGGTGGTCTGCTGCAGGCACTGCGGGCCGTCAGTCTGAGCGAAACGGCGCTGCAGCAGTTCCTCGATGCCGAGACCCTCCCGGCGCCGGAGGAGCTCACCCGCAAGGCGCGGACCCTCCTCATGGCCGTCCCCTCGGGGGAAGGAACCTATCCCTGGGTCCCCGCAGAACGCCGCGACGGAGGAACATAGAAGAAAAAGGAGACAACCCCTCGGGGCCGCCTCCTTTCGTATCCTATTAGGGTATAAAGCGGTCAGATGCAGGCCGGCTCGAAGAAGAGATCCTCATCCTCGAACCTGGTGTAGCGGAAGCAGTGGACATCCATGAAGGGCTCCTCGCCGGCGATCATCTCGGCCAGGACGCGCCCCGCCGAGGGGGCGAACTGCAGACCATGGCCGCTCCAGCCGCAGTCCACGTAGAACCCGTCCACCGGCGTGGGGCCGAGAATGGCCTGCTGGTCCGGCGTGAGGTCGTAGGGCCCCGTCCACTGCCGCACCACCCGCACGCCCGAGAGCACCGGCATCTTGGCCAGCACCCGTCTGGAGACCTGCTCGAGGAAGTCCCAGGAGACCTCGTAGCTGGTGTCCTTCTTCTCGTGGGGATTCCCCCAGCCGAGCATGAAGGTGCCGTTGGGGCACTGCTTGAAGTAGCTGCCGTCGTCGAGGCAGAGCGTCATGGGGTGCTGCATCCGCTCCACCGCCTCGGTGATGAGAATCTGGTGCCGCTCCGGCGTGACGGGGATATCGAGCCCCACCTGTTTGGCCAGCTCCACCGTCCAGGGACCGGCGGCGCAGACCACAGCCTTGACATCCCAGTCGCCGGCCGTCGTCTGGACACCCGTCACCCGCGCCCCGTCGTGGCTCGTGGTCAGTCCGGTCACGGTGGTGTAGGTACGGACATCCACGCCGAGACGCTTCGCGGCGTCGGCGTAGGCGAAATTCAGCCGATGGGGATTGATGTGCCCGTCGCGGTGGCACCAGCTCGCGCCGACCATCCCCTCGGTGTTGAGCCAGGGGGCCACCTCGCTGATGCCCTCCACATCGAGCACCTCCGAGGGCGCACCGATGCTGTTCTGGAGCGCCACGTTCTTCTTCAGCTGCTCCAGCTGGGAATCCGAGTAGGCGACCCAGAGATAGCCGGAGGGATCGAATTCCAGATCGGCCTCGTAGCCCAGGTCCTCCTGAAGATGCGAAAAGAGATCCACATTGTACTTGGCGAGGCGGCAGTTCACCTCCGTGCCGAACTGCATCCGTATCCCCGCCGCGCTCCGCCCGGAGGCGCCCGAGGAGAGATACTCCCGTTCGAAGAGGACCACCTTCATCCCCTTTTCCGCCAGATGATAGGCCGTGGCACACCCATGCACACCTCCGCCGATCACAGCAACGTCAGCGGTTCCTTGAGCCATCTCAACTCCTCCTTCTTCATAAAAAACAGCAGATACCTGTACAACCGTTTCCCGGGATTTCTGAATCCCGGTTCCCACAAACGGGCAAGATTGTACATTTTTTTCACAAGTCAGTCAATACGAACAAGATGCCGGTGCGTTCGTTACGGAAGGCAACAGCACAGCGCCGATTTTGTGAAATACAGAGATTGCACTTTTACTCGGCGATGACCGCCAGAAAGGAGAGCCCCTCGTCACCGGCACGGATGCCGTGCCGCCCGCCGCTGCGGGTTACGGTGACATCGCCCGGCCGCAGGGCATGCTCCGTTCCGTCCTCCAGGAAGACACCGCTCCCCGAGAGGATATAGTAGACCTCCTCGTCGGAGGCGTGCAGATGCTCCCCCACCGATGCGCCCGGTTCGAGGTCGATCTTCGCCACCATCTTGAACCGCCCCTCCCGGGGGGATTCCTCCTTCGCCAGCGCCACATGGTAGAGGCCGCTGCCCGAGCCGCCTCTCACATCATCGCGCCGCTCCGCCGCCAGTTCGTCGGCATGTCTGATCATTGTTTTTCCCTCCACTGTCAAGACGTCTTTATATACTATATCCCAAGTCGGCTTCCGGTAACAGAGGAAGGGCGGCGAACCAACTGGTTCCACCGCCCCGTTCACACTACCGATACACGATCGCCGCGCTATCTGCGCAGCACGCTAGGCCCCGTACTTCTCGGGGAAGAAGATGTCGATCTTCTC comes from Synergistales bacterium and encodes:
- a CDS encoding cupin domain-containing protein, with the translated sequence MIRHADELAAERRDDVRGGSGSGLYHVALAKEESPREGRFKMVAKIDLEPGASVGEHLHASDEEVYYILSGSGVFLEDGTEHALRPGDVTVTRSGGRHGIRAGDEGLSFLAVIAE
- a CDS encoding FAD-binding oxidoreductase translates to MAQGTADVAVIGGGVHGCATAYHLAEKGMKVVLFEREYLSSGASGRSAAGIRMQFGTEVNCRLAKYNVDLFSHLQEDLGYEADLEFDPSGYLWVAYSDSQLEQLKKNVALQNSIGAPSEVLDVEGISEVAPWLNTEGMVGASWCHRDGHINPHRLNFAYADAAKRLGVDVRTYTTVTGLTTSHDGARVTGVQTTAGDWDVKAVVCAAGPWTVELAKQVGLDIPVTPERHQILITEAVERMQHPMTLCLDDGSYFKQCPNGTFMLGWGNPHEKKDTSYEVSWDFLEQVSRRVLAKMPVLSGVRVVRQWTGPYDLTPDQQAILGPTPVDGFYVDCGWSGHGLQFAPSAGRVLAEMIAGEEPFMDVHCFRYTRFEDEDLFFEPACI